A portion of the Gossypium arboreum isolate Shixiya-1 chromosome 8, ASM2569848v2, whole genome shotgun sequence genome contains these proteins:
- the LOC108462622 gene encoding probable protein phosphatase 2C 76, giving the protein MMVDSGASTNQGPIVDMISEKDGDGGYVTGGWKSEDGKLSYGYSSFRGKRATMEDFYDIKTSKINGQMVCMFGIFDGHGGSHAAEYLKQHLFENLMKHPEFITDTKLAISETYPQTDVDFLDSERNTYRDDGSTASTAVLVGNHLYVANVGDSRTIISKAGEAIPLSEDHKPNRTDERKRIENAGGVVMWAGTWRVGGVLAMSRAFGDRMLKQFVVAEPEIQDKEIDEEFELLVLASDGLWDVVPNEDAVSLAGAEEEPEKAARKLTEAAFTRGSADNITCIVVRFHHEKAAPVNPKHE; this is encoded by the exons ATGATGGTTGATTCAGGTGCATCAACAAATCAGGGTCCCATTGTTGATATGATATCCGAGAAAGATGGTGATGGCGGATATGTTACTGGAGGGTGGAAAAG TGAAGATGGAAAATTAAGCTATGGCTATTCAAGTTTCAGGGGAAAGAGAGCAACCATGGAAGATTTCTATGATATTAAAACTTCCAAGATTAATGGGCAGATGGTCTGCATGTTTGGAATCTTTGATG GGCATGGTGGTTCTCATGCTGCTGAGTATTTGAAACAACACCTTTTTGAGAATCTAATGAAGCATCCAGAGTTCATCACTGACACCAAACTTGCCATAA GTGAAACATATCCACAGACTGATGTAGATTTCTTGGATTCTGAAAGAAATACTTATCGAGATGATGGTTCAACTGCTTCAACAGCAGTATTGGTTGGTAACCATCTATATGTTGCCAATGTTGGAGACTCAAGGACTATAATATCAAAGGCTGGAGAAG ctATCCCTCTCTCAGAGGATCATAAACCAAATAGAACTGATGAACGGAAGAGAATTGAAAATGCTGGTGGGGTTGTTATGTGGGCAG GAACTTGGAGGGTAGGAGGTGTATTAGCTATGTCTCGAGCTTTCGGTGATCGCATGTTGAAGCAATTTGTTGTTGCAGAACCAGAAATTCAG GATAAAGAGATCGATGAAGAGTTTGAGTTGCTTGTGCTTGCTAGTGATGGGTTATGGGATGTAGTGCCTAATGAG GATGCTGTTTCCCTAGCCGGAGCAGAAGAAGAACCTGAGAAAGCTGCCAGAAAGTTGACTGAAGCAGCGTTCACACGTGGGAGTGCGGACAATATAACATGCATTGTGGTGAGATTCCACCATGAGAAGGCTGCTCCAGTTAATCCCAAGCATgagtag